AAAAGCGTGGAAGTTACCAAAGGTGCGGCGAATGCGAGTGCAGGGCCAGGAGCGATTGCAGGAGTGATTAAAATGGAGACTAAAGGAGCGGCTGATTTTATCCCTAGGGGGAAAAATTATGCAGCCAGTGGGGCGGTGAGTTTTTATACCAATTTTGGCGATCGAGAGACTTTTAGATCGGCTTATCAAAGCGCGCATTTTGATATTATCGCTTACTACACGCACCAAAACATCTTCTATTATAGAAGCGGCGCTACAGCGATGAAAAACCTTTTCAAACCCACACAAGCCGATAAAGAGCCAGGAACCCCTAGCGAGCAAAACAACGCTTTAGTTAAAATGAATGGTTATTTGAGCGATAGAGACACGCTCACTTTCAGCTGGAACATGACACGAGATAACGCTACACGCCCTTTAAGGAGTAACGCTATAGGGTTAGCCTATCCTTGTGAAGCCCCCTTTAGTCCTGATAGTTCTCAAGGGTGTCCTAATGTGTTGGATAGTTTCACAAGATACATGTATCACTCCGTCAATACCGCCAACAATCTTTCCTTACAATACAAAAGGGAAGCGGGAAATTCTTTTGGCGACCCACGATTAGATTTTACCCTTTATACGAGCATCAGGAACGCTCAGTTTGATCCCCTATTTGATCCTAATGGCGTTTATGCTAAATTCCCTACTTCTCAAGCTACTGCATGGGAAAAAGAAAATTACCCATGCGTTGAAGGCGGGTATTGCACCCCAAGCTTTTCTGATGTGGATAAACCAAGCTCACAGCCTAGAAATTTATTTTTAAACAATACCGGCTTAAACCTTAAAGTCGCGCATGTGATTGATGAAGCCACAGACAGCCTTTTTGAATACGGATTCAATTACCAAAATTTAAGCGTTTTTGACGCTCGCATCCCTAAATCAGAATTATACAGGCCTAATCAAGTCTATACTGATGATAAAGGGCAAAAACAAATCGCTTGCAGCCTTGTGGATAATAACCCCAATGACCCTACTTTATGCCAAAGAGGGAAAGCGAACGGGAATATTTATGGAGGCTATGTGCAAGCGAATTATTCGCCTCATAAAATCATCACTTTTGGAGCCGGGGTAAGATGGGATGCATACACGCTTTATGATAAAGACTGGAACCACCGCTACACTCAAGGCTTTAGCCCTAGCGCGGCCCTTGTGCTAAGCCCCATTGAGCCTTTATCTTTAAAAATCACTTATTCTCAAGTTACAAGGGGGGTTATGCCAGGAGATGGCGTGTATATGCGCCAAAACGATTTACGATACGCCAAAAATATCAAGCCTGAAGTGGGCTCTAACGCTGAATTTAATATTGATTATTCAAGTCAGTATTTTAGCGGGAGGGCTGCGGCGTTCTATCAGGCTTTGGATAATTTCATCTCCCAATACGCGCAAAATTTGATTGTAACCAATTTAAATCAAGCGATTAGGATTTATGGCTATGAAGTGGGTGGGACTTTTAGATACAAGGGCGTGAGCTTGAATGTGGGGATCTCGCGCACTTGGCCCACCACCAGGGGGTATTTAATGGCGGATAGCTATGAGCTTGCCGCAAGCACCGGTAATGTTTTTATCATCAAATTGGATTACACCATCCCCAAAACAGGGATCAATCTTGCATGGCTTAGCCGCTTTGTTACCGGTTTAGATTATTGCGGGTTTGATATTTACTTGCCTGATTACGGGACGGCTGAGAAACCCAAAACCCCTACCGATTTAGCCAAATGCGGATCCCAATTAGGGTTAGTGCATATGCATAAACCGGGCTATGGCGTGAGTAATTTTTATATCAATTGGAGTCCTAAAACCAAAAGCCGCTGGAAAGGTTTGCTGCTTTCGGCGGTGTTTAATAATGTTTTCAACAAATTCTATGTGGATCAAACAAGCCCCTATGTCATGAGCCCGGATATGCCAGGCACTGACGCTGTTAAAAGAGCGATCGCAGAGCCTGGTTTTAACGCGCGCTTTGAAGTGGCTTACAAATGGTAGTTAATGGAGCTTTAAGCGTTGCGCATGCGTGATAGCAACGGCTATCGCATCGCTAATATCCAAAGGCTTGATTTCGCTTGTGATATTAAGCAAGCGTTTGACCATAAAAGCTACTTGTTCTTTAGCGGCTTTCCCGTTACCGGTTAGGGCTTTTTTGACTTGCAAGGGCGTGTATTCGCTAAAATTACCAATCCTTTCTAAAATCTTTAAGGACAACGCCCCCCTGAATTGCGCGAGCTTGATCACGCTTTTAGGATTATACGCAAAGAAAATGTCTTCAATCGCTACTTCATTGACTTCGTAACGATCCAATAAGCAATCTAAGGCTTCTATCAAGTCTAAAATCTGTTCTTGCAAGCGTGTCGTGGTGATATTAATGAACCCGGCCGTGATTAAAGAAAGCTTGTTAGAAGTGTGAGAAATGATAGCATACCCGCATTTCCTACTGCCTGGGTCTATTCCTAAAATACGCATCAATCATTCCTATTATTTAATTGCAAGGTTTAAAAAACGCTATTATTATATCCATGTTTCTTGTTAGTGCAAAATACAAGATTGCATTAAAAACTTTTAAAAGATTAGCCTATATATAAGGGAGCAATAAATGAAAGCAAACACAATCATATTAGTGGATTGGGAGAATTTCAGGCGCGATATTAAACAAACAAAATGCGTTAATTACAATATCGCTTTAGATGTGATCGTTACTATCAGAGCTTTTTTACTAGATGATGAATGGATCAGTCGCATTTACTTTTATACCACCCCACCTTTTGATTTTGAACATGCGTTATGGGATAAGAGGAATGACACCCTCCAAAATGAAAAAAATCCGGGAACAGAAATGAAAATCTTCACAAGCAACGACATTGAAGAGATCTTACAAAGCAGTGAAGCGACTAAATGGGAGAAGATTTATAGCGATGTGGAAAATTTCCAACACGATCTAGCTTCATTGGATCAAGTGGAATTGAGATTGGGGAGGACTAAGTTAAACGCAATAAGAGTGGAGTTTGATGGGAGTTATAAGGCGTTATTAGAACAAAAGCAGGTGGATATGCTCATGGGTCTTGATATTCAAAGAATAGCCTTTAAAAAAATAGCCGATAGGATTCTTATATTTTCAAAAGATACGGATTTAATCCCAGCACTCAAATTAGCCAGAGATGAGGGGCTAAGGGTGGATATTGCCGATTTGTCTAACCGATTGTCTCTTCTTAGCCAGGATTTGAAATACAATTCGGATAAAGTGAGGAAATTGAGCAGTAACGAAGTCAAAGACAAGCTTTTTTCCATCAGAGAAAATCTCACTAAAACCAATTGGGCTTTAAACTAAACCATAAAAAGGGTTATTTCATTTTTATAGAGTTTTAAAAATCATTTTTTAAAAACTCAATTATTGGCATTTGATCAGAACAAGGCCAGAATTTTTAAAGGGGTTTTTAGGCTTATCTTTCTCATACTGACCGGGTAGGTTTGGGTAGTTTATTGCCTTGCTTATTCTTTTGTGGTAGGATTGGGGTTATCAAGGTTTAGGGGATTAGTATCTTTCCCCTTGTAATTTGGCGCTAAAGGCGACTCAATTAGCCCATTCCTTGTTTT
This is a stretch of genomic DNA from Helicobacter pylori. It encodes these proteins:
- a CDS encoding NYN domain-containing protein translates to MKANTIILVDWENFRRDIKQTKCVNYNIALDVIVTIRAFLLDDEWISRIYFYTTPPFDFEHALWDKRNDTLQNEKNPGTEMKIFTSNDIEEILQSSEATKWEKIYSDVENFQHDLASLDQVELRLGRTKLNAIRVEFDGSYKALLEQKQVDMLMGLDIQRIAFKKIADRILIFSKDTDLIPALKLARDEGLRVDIADLSNRLSLLSQDLKYNSDKVRKLSSNEVKDKLFSIRENLTKTNWALN
- a CDS encoding TonB-dependent receptor, with translation MFLRSYPKLRYALCFPLLADTCYSEEHTLNKVTTQAKRIFTYNNEFKVTSKELDQRQSNEVKDLFRTNPDVNVGGGSVMGQKIYVRGIEDRLLRVTVDGAAQNGNIYHHQGNTVIDPGMLKSVEVTKGAANASAGPGAIAGVIKMETKGAADFIPRGKNYAASGAVSFYTNFGDRETFRSAYQSAHFDIIAYYTHQNIFYYRSGATAMKNLFKPTQADKEPGTPSEQNNALVKMNGYLSDRDTLTFSWNMTRDNATRPLRSNAIGLAYPCEAPFSPDSSQGCPNVLDSFTRYMYHSVNTANNLSLQYKREAGNSFGDPRLDFTLYTSIRNAQFDPLFDPNGVYAKFPTSQATAWEKENYPCVEGGYCTPSFSDVDKPSSQPRNLFLNNTGLNLKVAHVIDEATDSLFEYGFNYQNLSVFDARIPKSELYRPNQVYTDDKGQKQIACSLVDNNPNDPTLCQRGKANGNIYGGYVQANYSPHKIITFGAGVRWDAYTLYDKDWNHRYTQGFSPSAALVLSPIEPLSLKITYSQVTRGVMPGDGVYMRQNDLRYAKNIKPEVGSNAEFNIDYSSQYFSGRAAAFYQALDNFISQYAQNLIVTNLNQAIRIYGYEVGGTFRYKGVSLNVGISRTWPTTRGYLMADSYELAASTGNVFIIKLDYTIPKTGINLAWLSRFVTGLDYCGFDIYLPDYGTAEKPKTPTDLAKCGSQLGLVHMHKPGYGVSNFYINWSPKTKSRWKGLLLSAVFNNVFNKFYVDQTSPYVMSPDMPGTDAVKRAIAEPGFNARFEVAYKW
- the ruvC gene encoding crossover junction endodeoxyribonuclease RuvC, producing the protein MRILGIDPGSRKCGYAIISHTSNKLSLITAGFINITTTRLQEQILDLIEALDCLLDRYEVNEVAIEDIFFAYNPKSVIKLAQFRGALSLKILERIGNFSEYTPLQVKKALTGNGKAAKEQVAFMVKRLLNITSEIKPLDISDAIAVAITHAQRLKLH